A genome region from Arachis duranensis cultivar V14167 chromosome 8, aradu.V14167.gnm2.J7QH, whole genome shotgun sequence includes the following:
- the LOC107463327 gene encoding uncharacterized protein LOC107463327: protein MPPSKVVSKSSSSTSPSPPPPPRSSSSKSWTNNISSVAARIFFVLIIFQIPLFRVTCRSGTCTTPLHVTSSQLISSEIFPVPVVKALLFPGAAVNGLIHNMTVPKWGDLLELYNLTNVKEASAVTDLQRLEVLAGSYFSVAGSLVGILKPGKMSMFGTLLIVWGLVKEGVLGKPVSTDPSKAAYVYPTMILALICAFASVKYDLKKANRLSVRAQSTARPLSSSSKSKLK from the exons ATGCCCCCTTCCAAGGTCGTATCCAAATCATCGTCATCAAcatcaccatcaccaccaccaccgccaCGATCATCATCATCGAAATCATGGACAAATAACATATCCTCTGTAGCAGCACGCATCTTCTTCGTCCTCATCATCTTTCAGATCCCTCTTTTCAG GGTGACTTGCAGATCTGGCACGTGCACGACGCCATTGCACGTGACATCGTCGCAGTTGATTTCGAGTGAGATATTCCCTGTTCCTGTTGTGAAGGCACTTCTGTTCCCTGGTGCTGCTGTGAATGGACTCATCCATAACATGACTGTTCCAAAATGGGGTGATTTGTTGGAATTGTATAACTTGACCAATGTTAAGGAAGCTTCTGCTGTTACTGATCTTCAACGCTTGGAG GTTCTTGCTGGAAGCTACTTCTCAGTGGCAGGATCACTTGTGGGTATCCTAAAACCCGGAAAAATGAGCATGTTCGGGACACTTCTTATAGTTTGGGGACTGGTCAAGGAAGGAGTTTTGGGGAAACCAGTAAGTACTGATCCTTCAAAAGCTGCCTATGTCTATCCAACGATGATTCTTGCCTTGATCTGTGCTTTCGCATCTGTAAAGTATGATTTGAAGAAGGCTAATAGATTATCAGTACGTGCCCAGTCAACAGCTAGACCACTTTCTAGTTCATCTAAATCTAAGCTGAAATAA